The sequence below is a genomic window from Chryseobacterium foetidum.
AGTGACTTTTTACTGTTTTTCGGTTATTTTTTTCACAAGGTCATTCATGTAAACCTCGATATTATCATAGTTTTTGTCTAAATCTCTTCCGTTGGCGTCGGATTTTTTTGGATTGAGATTGTGTTTGATTTCCCATGCATCGGGCATTCCGTCGTTGTCTGAATCCAAAGGGATTTTTCCCATTTTTAAATTTGGAAAACCGCCTACATCATTTTGTGAATCGATAATTCCGTTTTTGCTGCCGAGTGAACCTTCGTAAGTGAAAGTTCCTTTTTTCATATCTTTTAAAACTCTCAAATCTACCGCATCCCGAACCAGACTTGCTCCGCCGATTTTTAATATTTTTTCGTAAGCTTCTATTGGAGAATCAGTTTTTACATTATTCTGAATATCGTGTGGCTGATTGATTTTAATTGAATTTTTATCAGCATCAGTGAGATTATACGAGCTTTTCATTTGATTGAAAACGCCTAAATTCCAGTTGTCAGCCGTCACTTCAGGATTGCCTTCCGAAACATTTCCGTTGATGTAATATTTACCCCAGATGTTGTAAACTTCGGTTGCAGGCTTTTCATTTTTGTCGATGGCGACAATTCTCTTCCTGGTTAACGTTGCCGCTCCGGGCTTAAAATAATTATTAACGATGTTCACGTTCATGCCTTCGCCACCGTAGATATTGTTGTGCCCCCAGTTGTAAATCACATTGTTTCTGAAGTCCACCAAATCGGTCAGTGCAAATTTACTTCCGGCATATTCTCCCAACCTCGGATTTCTGCTGTCGTGATTGGCATATAAATTATGATGGAAAGATGCGAATTTTCCGCCTGCAATTCCTCCGTAGCCGTGAGCGCCTTTCTGGTGGGCAGAATTTCTGAGGCTTTCTGTAATCACACACCATTGAAGCGTGGTATTTTCATTGACGTAGATGGAAACCGTCTCGTCTGTAGACCAGCTCATCGAACAGTGATCGACAATCAGATTTTTGATAAATCTCGCGCCTAAAGCATCGCCTTCCACCTTTTTCTGGTCGCCCATTCTGAATCTCATGTAACGGATGATGACATTATCTGCAGCTACAAAAGTTTCGTAGTTGGCAATGGTGATTCCGTCTCCGGGAGCGGTTTGTCCGGCAATGGTGACGTCGCCTTCTTTTATTCTTAAAGGAGATTCCAAATAAATAGTTCCGGCAGTTTTAAAAACGATATATCTAGCGCCTTTTTGTTCCAAAGCATGTCTTAAAGTTCCTTCTGAGCCGTCATCAGTGAGTTTAGTTACTGACAAAACTTTTCCGCCCCGTCCACCTGATGTAAATCTTCCGAAACCTTCAGCACCGGGGAAACTTAGCGTTTTTTCCTGAGCTGATACCTGCAGAGAGAGCATTGCGAGAATGCCTGTTGCGAAGATTTTATGTTTCAGATTAAATTTCATTTAAAATAATTTAAGCTTAAATTTTATTTTAATTTATAAGACAGGTTTTACACAAAGTGCACAAAAGGTTTTAAACTTTCTAATTGTTTTTAAGACTCATAAAGGCTTGGACTATCAAGAGAACACGAAGTTTTTACCGGAAATAAATAGAATATTATTTAAAACTTTTCTTAAAATTCCAATTGTCTTT
It includes:
- a CDS encoding pectate lyase family protein, which gives rise to MKFNLKHKIFATGILAMLSLQVSAQEKTLSFPGAEGFGRFTSGGRGGKVLSVTKLTDDGSEGTLRHALEQKGARYIVFKTAGTIYLESPLRIKEGDVTIAGQTAPGDGITIANYETFVAADNVIIRYMRFRMGDQKKVEGDALGARFIKNLIVDHCSMSWSTDETVSIYVNENTTLQWCVITESLRNSAHQKGAHGYGGIAGGKFASFHHNLYANHDSRNPRLGEYAGSKFALTDLVDFRNNVIYNWGHNNIYGGEGMNVNIVNNYFKPGAATLTRKRIVAIDKNEKPATEVYNIWGKYYINGNVSEGNPEVTADNWNLGVFNQMKSSYNLTDADKNSIKINQPHDIQNNVKTDSPIEAYEKILKIGGASLVRDAVDLRVLKDMKKGTFTYEGSLGSKNGIIDSQNDVGGFPNLKMGKIPLDSDNDGMPDAWEIKHNLNPKKSDANGRDLDKNYDNIEVYMNDLVKKITEKQ